One region of Gossypium raimondii isolate GPD5lz chromosome 6, ASM2569854v1, whole genome shotgun sequence genomic DNA includes:
- the LOC105774180 gene encoding cytochrome c oxidase subunit 5b-1, mitochondrial has product MWRRLLTSQLKTLATAPCRSASKTVPLPFKSNVSSSPFSYLLTRHFSASSAASAVKKTVEDVMPIATGHEREELEVELQGKKILEDVNNPVGPFGTKEAPAVVKSYYDKRIVGCPGGEGEDEHDIVWFWLEKGKPHECSVCSQYFVLEVVGPGGPPDGHGDDDHHH; this is encoded by the exons ATGTGGAGAAGGCTGTTGACTTCACAGCTCAAAACCCTAGCCACAGCTCCATGCAGATCCGCTTCTAAAACGGTGCCGCTTCCATTCAAATCTAACGTTTCATCATCGCCTTTCTCCTATCTCCTCACACGTCACTTCTCCGCCTCGTCAG CGGCTAGTGCTGTAAAGAAGACGGTTGAGGATGTCATGCCTATCGCCACTGGTCATGAGCGCGAGGAGCTTGAGGTTGAGCTTCAG gGAAAGAAAATCCTTGAAGATGTGAACAACCCTGTTGGTCCTTTTGGCACGAAG GAAGCTCCTGCTGTTGTCAAGTCCTACTATGACAAGAGAATAGTTGGATGCCCAGGAGGTGAAGGAG AGGACGAGCATGATATTGTCTGGTTTTGGCTGGAGAAGGGCAAGCCACATGAATGCTCTGTTTGTTCACAGTATTTTGTG CTCGAAGTTGTGGGCCCTGGAGGACCTCCAGACGGACATGGTGACGACGATCATCATCATTAA
- the LOC105773940 gene encoding protein DUF642 L-GALACTONO-1,4-LACTONE-RESPONSIVE GENE 2, with amino-acid sequence MQRIIAVVLFLFCATSQLASSLNDGLLPNGNFEYGPKPSELKGTKVMSPKAIPNWEISGYVEYIKSGQKQGDMLLIVPEGGFAVRLGNEALIKQKIKVIKGMFYSLTFSAARTCAQEEKLNVSISPNYEKNDFGLFPIQTMYSSNGWDSYAWAFQASESVIEISIHNPGVEEDAACGPLIDSIALKTLYPPKRTRVNLLKNGNFEEGPYIFAGPISEGVIIPPHIEDDHSPLPGWIIDSLKAVKYIDSDHFTVPEGKRAIELIAGKESSLSQVVRTTIGGDYVLSFTIGDANNACEGSMVVEAFANKNTVKVTYDSKGKGGFKQARLRFKADSTRTRIMFYSTFYTMKNDNSGSLCGPVVDDVKLVSIRKLHHL; translated from the exons atgcagaGAATCATAGCAGTggtgttgtttttattttgcgCCACTTCTCAATTAGCCTCTTCTCTCAATGATG gtttgtTGCCAAATGGAAATTTTGAGTATGGGCCGAAGCCATCGGAATTGAAAGGAACTAAAGTGATGAGCCCCAAAGCAATACCGAATTGGGAAATTTCAGGCTATGTTGAGTACATCAAATCAGGTCAAAAACAAGGTGACATGTTGCTAATAGTACCTGAAGGAGGCTTTGCAGTTAGGTTAGGCAATGAGGCATTGATCAAGCAGAAGATTAAGGTGATTAAAGGCATGTTTTACTCTCTAACCTTCAGTGCGGCTCGGACATGTGCACAAGAGGAAAAGTTGAATGTTTCGATTTCTCCGAACTACGAGAAAAATGACTTTGGTTTGTTCCCAATTCAGACGATGTATAGTAGCAATGGATGGGATTCGTATGCGTGGGCATTCCAGGCTTCTGAGTCTGTAATTGAGATCTCGATACATAATCCGGGTGTGGAGGAAGATGCTGCTTGTGGCCCTCTTATTGATTCCATAGCATTGAAGACCTTGTACCCTCCAAAACGCACCCGAG TGAATCTACTAAAGAACGGAAATTTCGAAGAAGGTCCTTACATCTTCGCAGGACCAATATCCGAAGGTGTCATAATTCCACCCCACATTGAAGATGATCACAGTCCATTACCTGGTTGGATTATCGACTCCCTCAAAGCCGTTAAGTACATCGACAGCGACCACTTCACCGTCCCCGAAGGCAAGCGAGCAATTGAACTCATTGCCGGTAAAGAAAGTTCCCTCTCACAAGTCGTGAGGACAACGATTGGTGGGGACTACGTCCTTTCCTTCACCATTGGTGATGCTAACAATGCATGCGAAGGTTCCATGGTGGTCGAGGCATTCGCTAACAAGAACACTGTCAAGGTCACGTATGACTCAAAAGGCAAAGGAGGATTCAAGCAAGCGAGACTTCGATTTAAAGCTGACTCGACACGAACCAGGATAATGTTCTATAGCACGTTTTACACCATGAAAAATGACAACTCGGGTTCTCTCTGTGGACCGGTGGTGGATGATGTGAAGTTGGTTAGTATTCGAAAATTGCATCATTTgtaa